A section of the Jaculus jaculus isolate mJacJac1 chromosome 6, mJacJac1.mat.Y.cur, whole genome shotgun sequence genome encodes:
- the LOC101616660 gene encoding solute carrier family 22 member 5 isoform X2 — protein MGMQTGFSFLQIFSNSFEMFTVLFVLVGMGQISNYVAAFVLGTEILGKSVRIIFATLGVCIFYAFGYMVLPLFAYFIRDWRMLLLALTGPGLLCVLLWWFIPESPRWLISQGRFAEAEVIFRKAAKMNGIAAPATIFDPSELQDLSSEKHQSHRITDLVRTPNIRMITFMSVILWLTISVGYFGLSLDTPNLHGDIYVNCFLSAAVEVPAYVLAWLLMQHMPRRYSMATALFLGGSVLLFVQLVPQDLYYLATVLVMVGKFGVTSAFSMVYVYTAELYPTVVRNMGVGVSSTASRLGSILSPYFVYLGAYDRFLPYILMGSLTILTAILTLFFPETFGVPLPDTIEQMLRVKGIKYRHTPSHTRMLKDGEESPVTLKSTAF, from the exons ATGGGCATGCAGACGGGCTTCAGCTTCCTGCAGATCTTCTCCAACAGCTTTGAGATGTTCACCGTGCTGTTTGTCCTTGTGGGGATGGGCCAGATCTCCAACTACGTGGCAGCATTTGTCCTGG GAACAGAAATTCTTGGCAAGTCAGTCCGCATTATATTCGCCACGCTAGGAGTGTGCatattttatgcatttggctacaTGGTGCTGCCACTGTTCGCTTACTTCATCAGAGACTGGCGGATGCTGCTGCTGGCACTGACTGGGCCGGGGCTGCTGTGCGTGTTGCTCTGGTG GTTCATCCCTGAGTCCCCCCGATGGCTCATCTCCCAGGGGCGATTCGCAGAGGCAGAGGTGATCTTCCGCAAGGCTGCCAAAATGAATGGGATTGCCGCACCCGCCACCATCTTTGATCCTAGTGAG TTACAGGACCTGAGTTCCGAGAAGCATCAGTCCCACCGCATCACAGACCTGGTCCGGACCCCGAACATCCGGATGATCACCTTCATGTCCGTAATCCTGTG GCTGACCATATCAGTGGGCTATTTCGGACTCTCCCTTGACACGCCTAACTTGCATGGGGACATCTACGTGAACTGCTTTCTCTCGGCAGCAGTGGAAGTCCCAGCGTACGTGCTGGCCTGGCTGTTGATGCAGCACATGCCACGGCGCTACTCCATGGCCACCGCCCTCTTCCTGGGGGGCAGCGTCCTCCTCTTCGTGCAGCTGGTGCCCCAAG ACTTGTATTATTTGGCTACTGTCCTGGTCATGGTGGGCAAGTTTGGAGTCACCTCTGCCTTTTCCATGGTCTACGTGTACACAGCTGAGCTGTACCCCACTGTGGTCAGAAACATGGGTGTGGGGGTCAGCTCCACAGCGTCCCGTCTTGGCAGCATCCTGTCTCCCTACTTCGTGTACTTGG GTGCCTATGACCGCTTCCTGCCCTACATCCTCATGGGGAGTCTGACCATCCTGACAGCCATCCTTACGTTGTTCTTTCCAGAGACCTTTGGTGTCCCTCTCCCAGATACCATTGAACAGATGCTGAGGGTCAAAGG aataaaatataggcACACCCCAAGCCACACAAGGATGTTAAAAGATGGTGAAGAAAGCCCTGTAACCCTTAAAAGCACAGCCTTTTAA